One window of Nicotiana tomentosiformis chromosome 11, ASM39032v3, whole genome shotgun sequence genomic DNA carries:
- the LOC138900779 gene encoding glucan endo-1,3-beta-glucosidase, acidic-like codes for MMANLLMFVFVGMVMTYLQIIEAQPIGVCYGRNGNNLPSAQDVVNLYKANGITNMRVYDPIAETLTALKGSNIEIILDIPNDNLQALTDPNAATNWVNANIVAYSPDVKFKYINVGNEVSPANVATSKFAPFLIPALQNVQQAITKFQLQVKVSTAIETGILRNTYPPSQSVFSDDISSFINPLIGFLKQNNLPVLANIYPYFGYLGDPAHVPLPYALFTQQNPDPSGYHNLFDAMLDATYYAVEKAGGENLPIVISESGWPSDGGDGASIDNAGTYYSNLISHVKSGAGTPHKPGTAIETYLFAIFDENIKIGAETEKHFGVFHPDKTPKYNLNFQESS; via the exons ATGATGGCTAACTTGTTGATGTTTGTATTTGTTGGTATGGTAATGACATACCTTCAAATAATAG AGGCACAACCTATTGGAGTATGTTATGGAAGAAATGGTAACAACTTACCATCAGCACAAGATGTTGTAAATCTTTATAAAGCTAATGGCATAACAAATATGAGAGTTTACGATCCAATTGCTGAAACACTCACTGCTCTTAAGGGAAGTAACATTGAAATAATTCTTGATATTCCTAATGATAATCTTCAAGCTTTAACAGATCCAAATGCAGCTACAAATTGGGTTAATGCAAATATTGTGGCTTATTCACCAGATGTTAAGTTCAAATATATAAATGTTGGAAATGAAGTATCCCCTGCTAATGTTGCAACATCTAAATTTGCTCCCTTTCTTATCCCCGCATTGCAAAACGTGCAACAGGCGATAACGAAATTTCAACTTCAGGTTAAGGTCTCAACGGCTATAGAGACAGGGATTTTGAGGAACACATATCCACCTTCTCAGTCAGTATTTAGCGACGATATAAGCAGTTTCATTAACCCACTTATCGGGTTCCTGAAACAGAATAACTTGCCTGTCCTAGCAAATATTTATCCGTATTTTGGTTATCTTGGCGACCCTGCTCATGTGCCACTCCCTTATGCACTATTTACACAACAGAATCCCGATCCATCGGGCTATCATAATCTTTTCGACGCTATGTTGGATGCAACTTATTATGCAGTTGAGAAAGCTGGCGGAGAAAACTTGCCAATTGTTATTTCGGAAAGTGGATGGCCATCTGATGGTGGAGATGGAGCAAGTATAGATAATGCTGGAACTTATTACAGTAATTTGATTAGTCATGTGAAGTCAGGTGCAGGAACTCCACACAAGCCTGGAACTGCTATAGAAACTTATTTGTTTGCTATATTTGATGAAAATATTAAGATCGGGGCCGAGACTGAGAAGCATTTTGGAGTTTTCCATCCTGATAAAACTCCCAAGTATAATCTTAACTTCCAGGAGAGTAGTTGA